Proteins encoded by one window of Tunturibacter psychrotolerans:
- a CDS encoding peroxiredoxin family protein translates to MTAALNISLQDQLDRITQNTRALVQPERLAISEKATEDLFNTGIEDRTLKAGAQAPAFTLEDALTHKPVRSTDLLALGPLVINFFRGRWDPYCVTELEAWRDLHADLRKRGAIFVAISPQTTRQNANTLEQHGLQYPLLADRGATIAEQFGIAHTIPPDLRSYYQSILINIPFNNAGLSYHNATEASWRLPLPAVFVIDQTNTIVFAEAHADFRVRPEPADVLAVLDHR, encoded by the coding sequence GTGACCGCTGCTCTCAACATCTCGCTTCAGGATCAACTGGACCGCATCACGCAAAATACACGCGCCCTCGTCCAGCCCGAAAGGCTCGCCATCTCCGAAAAGGCGACCGAAGATCTCTTCAACACCGGCATCGAGGACCGCACACTGAAAGCCGGGGCGCAAGCTCCGGCTTTCACTCTCGAAGACGCTCTCACTCACAAACCTGTCCGTTCAACCGATCTCCTCGCCCTCGGCCCGCTCGTCATCAACTTCTTCCGTGGCCGTTGGGATCCCTACTGCGTCACCGAACTCGAAGCCTGGCGCGATCTGCACGCCGATCTGCGCAAGCGCGGCGCCATCTTCGTTGCCATATCCCCTCAAACCACTCGCCAAAACGCAAATACTCTTGAGCAGCACGGCCTGCAATACCCCTTGCTTGCCGACCGCGGCGCTACCATCGCAGAGCAATTTGGCATAGCCCACACTATTCCGCCAGACCTCCGCAGCTACTACCAGTCCATTCTTATCAACATCCCATTCAACAACGCCGGCCTTAGCTATCACAACGCCACAGAAGCCAGCTGGCGCCTCCCGCTCCCCGCCGTCTTCGTCATCGATCAGACCAACACCATCGTCTTTGCAGAAGCTCACGCTGACTTTAGGGTCCGCCCCGAACCAGCAGATGTGCTTGCCGTTCTAGACCATCGATAG
- a CDS encoding response regulator transcription factor: protein MTEPNSPLIVLVEDEEHLAQGLLFNLQAEGYRTHHESDGDSALAYLLAPKENIAAILLDGMLPGADGFTIVRALREAHRYTPILMLTARSRPEEVLEGIEAGADDYLAKPFDLNILLVRLKSLLRRTAWQNTATPTPPPSTTGQTDEYSFNHRTIRFDALELIAPNRTTHLTLMEADLLRYLTEREGHIVSRKDILEDVWRVHEDTDTRAIDNFIVRLRRYIEDDPADPQHLVTVRGVGYRFLANP, encoded by the coding sequence ATGACCGAACCCAACTCCCCACTTATCGTCCTCGTTGAAGACGAAGAACACCTCGCCCAGGGTCTCCTCTTCAACCTGCAGGCCGAAGGCTACCGTACCCATCACGAATCCGACGGCGACTCCGCCCTGGCCTACCTCCTCGCCCCGAAAGAAAACATCGCCGCTATCCTCCTCGACGGCATGCTCCCCGGCGCAGACGGCTTCACCATCGTCCGAGCGCTACGCGAAGCCCACCGCTACACCCCAATCCTCATGCTCACCGCCCGGTCGCGCCCCGAAGAGGTCCTAGAAGGCATCGAAGCCGGCGCCGACGACTACCTCGCCAAGCCCTTCGACCTGAATATCCTCCTCGTACGCCTCAAATCTCTCCTCCGCCGCACCGCGTGGCAGAACACCGCAACCCCGACTCCACCGCCCTCGACCACCGGTCAAACCGACGAATATTCCTTCAACCACCGCACCATTCGATTCGACGCCCTCGAGCTCATTGCCCCCAACCGCACCACCCATCTCACCCTCATGGAGGCCGACCTCCTCCGCTACCTCACCGAACGCGAAGGACACATCGTCTCCCGCAAGGACATTCTCGAAGATGTCTGGCGAGTCCACGAGGACACAGACACCCGCGCCATCGACAACTTCATCGTCCGTCTACGGCGCTACATTGAAGACGATCCCGCCGATCCCCAGCACCTCGTCACTGTCCGCGGCGTCGGCTATCGCTTCCTCGCGAACCCTTAG
- a CDS encoding type I phosphomannose isomerase catalytic subunit encodes MTIGTKVAPFSLKPWFSERVWGKSDLRPWYDETGTNELVGEAWLTGPQCLVETGPLKGQTLAAVGEKMGGEFPLLVKILFPADKLSVQVHPDDAQAKAMGETRGKTECWYVLEAEPGATVALGLKPGVGAKEVAASVEGGTMEMLLEHVPVSVGDMLFVDAGTVHAIGPGVVLLETQQTSDVTYRLYDYGRPRELHLEKGLQVIKPKTQAGKVAPRKMDGFMRLIEQKYFVVDRFELGAMSEETVSLDGAGCLVGLAGRGVIRTPDGELQLIPGKAVVIPMGDVSVVVETSSGVTFARCVAPV; translated from the coding sequence ATGACAATTGGGACTAAAGTTGCACCGTTTAGCTTGAAGCCGTGGTTTAGCGAAAGAGTTTGGGGTAAGAGCGATCTGAGGCCCTGGTATGACGAGACCGGAACGAACGAGTTAGTAGGTGAGGCCTGGCTGACGGGGCCGCAATGTTTGGTGGAGACGGGGCCGCTTAAGGGGCAGACTTTGGCTGCGGTTGGGGAGAAGATGGGTGGCGAGTTTCCACTGCTGGTGAAGATCTTATTTCCGGCGGATAAGCTTTCCGTGCAGGTGCATCCAGATGACGCGCAGGCGAAGGCGATGGGAGAGACTCGGGGAAAGACAGAGTGCTGGTATGTGCTGGAGGCTGAGCCGGGGGCGACAGTCGCGCTTGGATTAAAACCTGGCGTGGGCGCGAAGGAGGTCGCGGCTTCTGTAGAAGGTGGGACGATGGAGATGCTGCTGGAGCATGTTCCTGTGTCGGTGGGGGACATGCTCTTTGTGGACGCAGGGACAGTGCATGCGATCGGACCCGGTGTCGTACTCCTGGAGACGCAACAGACGAGTGATGTGACCTATCGTCTGTATGACTATGGACGGCCGCGGGAACTGCATCTGGAGAAGGGTCTGCAGGTGATCAAGCCCAAGACTCAGGCCGGGAAGGTTGCGCCGCGAAAGATGGATGGGTTCATGCGGTTGATTGAGCAGAAATACTTTGTTGTGGATCGGTTTGAGCTGGGTGCGATGAGTGAAGAGACTGTGTCGCTCGATGGAGCGGGATGTCTCGTTGGGCTGGCGGGCAGAGGAGTGATCAGGACACCCGATGGGGAGTTGCAGTTGATTCCCGGGAAGGCTGTGGTCATTCCGATGGGAGACGTTAGCGTTGTTGTGGAGACGAGTTCCGGGGTTACGTTTGCGCGATGTGTGGCTCCGGTTTAG
- a CDS encoding response regulator yields the protein MSEVTTAISRIQDYDDSLMSLDIFTSERRAAELSPSRILLVDDDPDMRALTRTFLEHEGYGVFSSGDAERAAQIFRSVPEIDLLVTDLYMPGKSGMELARELKEIRSELPVLMISGGMVDAAQKLRLEQEGWSFLAKPFRLPELLSTVHRILAPAEARRWKEAR from the coding sequence GTGTCCGAAGTTACAACAGCTATAAGCAGGATTCAGGATTACGATGATTCGCTGATGTCGTTAGATATTTTCACCTCTGAACGTCGCGCCGCTGAGCTTTCGCCGAGCAGGATTTTGCTGGTGGATGATGATCCGGATATGCGTGCGTTGACGCGGACCTTTCTAGAACATGAAGGGTATGGGGTTTTCAGCTCTGGCGATGCGGAGCGGGCAGCGCAGATCTTTCGGAGTGTGCCGGAGATCGATCTTTTGGTGACCGATTTGTACATGCCGGGGAAGTCAGGCATGGAGCTGGCGCGGGAGTTGAAGGAGATTCGGAGTGAGCTGCCGGTGCTGATGATCTCTGGTGGGATGGTGGATGCCGCTCAGAAGCTGCGGCTGGAGCAGGAGGGATGGAGCTTTCTGGCTAAGCCGTTTCGACTTCCGGAGCTCCTGAGCACGGTGCATCGGATTCTTGCGCCAGCAGAGGCGCGGAGGTGGAAGGAGGCGCGGTAG
- a CDS encoding DUF3037 domain-containing protein yields the protein MEDYPGRDVRGLPSSPPVSCATSLRPSRDDQTAPQPSPRRPSVLAPISFDYAVIRVVPRVEREEFINIEEPGR from the coding sequence GTGGAAGACTATCCTGGCCGTGACGTTAGGGGTTTGCCTTCTTCCCCACCCGTCTCTTGCGCAACAAGCCTCCGTCCCTCTCGAGACGATCAAACAGCGCCTCAGCCTTCACCCAGGAGGCCATCCGTGCTCGCGCCCATCTCATTTGACTACGCAGTCATTCGCGTCGTCCCTCGCGTCGAGCGCGAAGAGTTCATCAACATCGAGGAGCCGGGGAGATAG
- a CDS encoding acyl-CoA desaturase translates to MTPLTTIEEAPVKAPNLAATVPAVAEVTQKIKQDLRMGREHQQGRINWITTIAMGTFHVGAIASLFFFSWKNLAVFLVMYFFAINVGIGVAYHRLLTHRGYKVPKWVEYFVTMCGCLALEGGPIFWVATHRVHHQNSDHEGDPHTPHDGTWWAHAGWILSGRALHSETALLGRYAPDLTKDPVHVWLSKYHYLPLVITGVLQVALGAALAPAGHHVVGALGMVLWGTFLRVTIGLHATWLVNSATHLWGKRRFETKDDSRNNWWVAILTGGEGWHNNHHAHPVSARHGLAWYEFDINYYCIWILSKLGLAEKIQIAKFDPQNPKPAGVL, encoded by the coding sequence ATGACTCCCCTCACCACCATCGAAGAAGCTCCGGTAAAAGCGCCCAATCTCGCCGCCACAGTTCCGGCCGTCGCCGAAGTCACCCAGAAGATCAAGCAGGACCTCCGCATGGGTCGCGAGCACCAGCAAGGCCGCATCAACTGGATCACCACCATTGCCATGGGCACCTTCCACGTCGGAGCGATCGCTTCCCTCTTCTTCTTCTCCTGGAAAAATCTCGCTGTTTTCCTCGTCATGTACTTCTTCGCGATCAACGTCGGCATCGGCGTGGCCTATCATCGCCTGCTCACTCATCGCGGCTACAAAGTTCCCAAGTGGGTCGAGTACTTCGTCACCATGTGCGGCTGCCTCGCGCTTGAGGGCGGTCCTATCTTCTGGGTAGCCACTCACCGCGTTCATCATCAGAACTCCGACCACGAAGGCGACCCCCACACTCCGCACGACGGCACCTGGTGGGCTCACGCCGGCTGGATCCTCTCCGGCCGTGCCCTTCACTCCGAGACTGCCCTCCTGGGCCGTTACGCTCCCGACCTCACCAAGGACCCAGTCCACGTCTGGCTGAGCAAGTACCACTACCTTCCTCTCGTCATCACCGGCGTACTTCAGGTCGCTCTCGGAGCAGCCCTCGCACCTGCAGGCCACCATGTCGTTGGTGCACTCGGCATGGTCCTCTGGGGAACATTCCTCCGCGTCACGATCGGCCTTCACGCCACCTGGCTGGTCAACTCCGCCACTCACCTCTGGGGCAAGCGCCGCTTTGAGACAAAAGACGACTCCCGCAACAACTGGTGGGTAGCCATCCTCACCGGTGGCGAGGGCTGGCACAACAACCACCACGCCCACCCCGTCAGCGCACGTCACGGTCTCGCCTGGTACGAGTTCGATATCAACTACTACTGCATCTGGATCCTCAGCAAACTCGGCCTCGCCGAAAAGATTCAGATCGCCAAATTTGACCCCCAAAACCCCAAACCGGCCGGCGTCCTCTAA
- a CDS encoding DUF3011 domain-containing protein, translating to MTRTTKLLLIATVLIAAAFSAPSISTAQPGYGGPPPRITCSSDDGRRNWCDIGPSRDVRLVRQISGSACVRDSTWGVDRRGLWVDRGCRAEFIVGRGGGPPPPPAYGPSTVITCSSNDGNRRWCDIGGRGDVRLVRQISGSPCVRDNTWGVDRRGLWVDRGCRADFKVR from the coding sequence ATGACGCGCACGACGAAGCTCCTTCTAATAGCAACCGTTCTGATCGCAGCCGCATTTTCGGCCCCCTCTATTTCAACCGCACAACCTGGCTACGGTGGGCCACCGCCGCGCATTACTTGCTCTTCCGATGACGGCCGCCGAAACTGGTGTGACATCGGACCCTCTCGTGACGTACGCCTGGTCCGCCAGATCAGCGGCTCCGCTTGCGTTCGCGACAGTACATGGGGTGTCGACCGTCGGGGCCTCTGGGTAGACCGCGGCTGCCGCGCCGAGTTCATTGTCGGTCGGGGCGGCGGACCTCCGCCTCCTCCCGCATATGGACCCAGCACGGTAATAACCTGCTCGTCCAACGATGGCAACAGAAGATGGTGCGATATCGGTGGCAGAGGCGACGTTCGACTCGTCCGTCAAATCAGCGGCTCTCCCTGCGTCCGTGACAACACCTGGGGTGTTGACCGTCGGGGCCTTTGGGTAGACCGTGGTTGCCGCGCCGACTTCAAAGTCCGCTGA
- a CDS encoding MarC family protein, with product MLLVWKYFALGFSALLPLINPLGSALIFLGLVGAAPIDIYRRLARRIAINTIIFLAVIELIGSYLLGFFGISLPIVQFSGGIVIAMIAWDLLNQKDSSAPNPEKTEAALPAVTPDEIYSLRQKAFYPFTFPITAGPGCIVVMLTLSVHNQQTSIEDKVLAHLGLFIAVVFLAALIYFCYAYAPKIARTISPPTAHGILRVVAFILLCIGVQIAWNGLRILIEQLLHKS from the coding sequence ATGCTTTTGGTCTGGAAATACTTCGCCCTGGGATTCAGCGCGCTCCTCCCACTCATCAACCCTCTCGGTTCCGCGCTCATCTTCCTCGGTCTCGTCGGCGCTGCCCCCATTGACATCTATCGCAGGCTTGCGCGCCGTATCGCCATCAATACCATTATCTTTTTAGCCGTTATCGAACTCATCGGTTCGTATCTGCTCGGCTTCTTCGGCATTTCTCTTCCCATCGTTCAGTTCTCCGGAGGCATCGTCATAGCCATGATCGCCTGGGACCTCCTGAATCAAAAAGACAGCAGCGCCCCCAACCCGGAGAAGACCGAAGCCGCTCTTCCCGCCGTCACCCCAGATGAAATCTACAGCCTCCGGCAAAAAGCGTTCTACCCTTTCACTTTTCCGATCACGGCGGGCCCCGGCTGTATTGTCGTTATGCTCACCCTGAGCGTGCACAACCAACAAACAAGCATCGAGGACAAAGTGCTAGCCCACCTGGGCCTCTTTATCGCGGTAGTCTTCCTCGCCGCCCTCATCTACTTCTGCTACGCATACGCCCCCAAAATCGCCCGAACCATCTCGCCCCCAACAGCCCACGGCATCCTTCGCGTCGTCGCCTTCATTCTTCTCTGCATCGGAGTTCAGATTGCATGGAATGGGCTCCGCATTCTGATCGAACAGCTCCTCCACAAATCGTGA
- a CDS encoding IclR family transcriptional regulator domain-containing protein produces MSLTPRQTLALSDSSLPPAPPAAPKPSPASSLDIFTGDPNFMTSLARGLIVIQAFTQQSPQMTISQLSVKTGLSRAAVRRCLYTLTKLGFAGAEDGSRYSLRPRMLTLSHTYTTSNTLSTAAQPILERMSAALRESFSVATLDGEDIVYIARTQVSRVMAVDLHIGSRLPAYCTSMGRVLLAYLPTEQLEQYLAKATLTAHTTRTITSVEKLRLALRNVRRNGYALVDQEYEVGLRSLAVPVYAASGRVVATLNLSGNAPRLSVLEMQSRFLNHLRNAANELSVFLN; encoded by the coding sequence ATGAGCCTCACCCCCCGCCAAACCCTCGCATTGTCCGATTCCTCCCTCCCTCCGGCTCCTCCCGCAGCACCCAAACCTAGTCCCGCTTCATCCCTTGATATCTTCACAGGCGACCCCAACTTCATGACCTCGCTCGCCCGCGGTCTCATCGTCATCCAGGCGTTCACCCAGCAGTCTCCCCAGATGACCATCTCGCAGCTCAGCGTAAAGACCGGTCTCTCTCGCGCCGCCGTTCGTCGTTGCCTCTACACCCTCACCAAGCTTGGCTTTGCGGGCGCAGAAGACGGCTCGCGCTACTCCCTCCGTCCACGGATGCTTACCCTCTCCCACACCTACACCACATCGAACACCCTCTCCACCGCCGCCCAGCCCATCCTCGAGCGCATGTCCGCCGCACTCCGCGAGTCCTTCTCCGTAGCCACACTCGACGGCGAAGACATCGTTTACATCGCGCGCACCCAGGTCAGCCGCGTCATGGCCGTCGATCTCCATATCGGCAGCCGTCTGCCCGCCTACTGCACCAGCATGGGCCGCGTACTCCTCGCCTACCTCCCCACCGAGCAACTCGAGCAGTACCTCGCCAAAGCCACACTCACCGCGCACACCACTCGCACGATCACCTCAGTCGAAAAGCTACGCCTCGCCCTGCGCAACGTCCGTCGCAACGGATACGCGCTCGTCGATCAGGAGTACGAGGTCGGCCTCCGCTCTCTCGCCGTCCCCGTCTATGCCGCTTCGGGCCGCGTCGTCGCCACCCTCAATCTCAGCGGCAACGCCCCCCGCCTCTCCGTCCTCGAGATGCAGAGCCGTTTCCTCAACCATCTTCGCAACGCCGCCAACGAGCTAAGCGTCTTCCTCAACTAA
- a CDS encoding HipA family kinase: MLRTIRATQYVTALREGGSLPAIVEADDLGLYVIKFRGAGQGPLALVAELVAGEIGRTLGLNVPELVFAQVDPALGRNEPDQEIRDLLRASVGLNLALDYLPGSSMLMNSSRSTRGTTRMTA, encoded by the coding sequence ATGCTTCGCACCATCCGCGCCACCCAGTATGTCACCGCTCTTCGCGAAGGCGGCTCTCTTCCTGCAATTGTCGAGGCTGACGACCTCGGCCTCTACGTCATTAAATTCCGCGGCGCTGGCCAGGGCCCCCTCGCTCTCGTAGCAGAACTCGTCGCTGGCGAAATCGGCCGCACCCTAGGCCTCAACGTTCCTGAACTAGTCTTCGCCCAGGTCGACCCCGCCCTCGGACGCAACGAACCCGATCAGGAGATCCGCGACCTCCTTCGCGCCAGCGTCGGGCTCAACCTCGCCCTCGACTATCTCCCCGGCTCCTCGATGTTGATGAACTCTTCGCGCTCGACGCGAGGGACGACGCGAATGACTGCGTAG
- a CDS encoding GNAT family N-acetyltransferase, producing the protein MSTLQTENSVAGLRLATIDDTDLLVPFINRAFAPDNYFKRTERTNPSQVAEYLHKGFFLLLEDTVGLLGLIYTELREHNRGYIGMIAIDPNRQGGGIGTRLLEIGEEFCREQGSSVIEISVVNLRPDLVAWYQRKGYRVVGEAPYVRPDILIVPCHFILMEKTLAPTPTVDTDNPN; encoded by the coding sequence ATGAGCACTCTTCAAACAGAGAATTCTGTCGCCGGTCTGCGACTAGCCACCATCGATGACACCGACCTGCTGGTCCCGTTCATCAACCGCGCCTTCGCCCCCGACAACTACTTCAAGCGCACCGAACGTACCAATCCCTCGCAGGTCGCAGAGTACCTCCACAAGGGCTTCTTCCTGCTTCTCGAAGACACGGTCGGGCTGCTCGGTCTGATCTACACCGAACTGCGCGAGCACAACCGCGGCTATATCGGAATGATCGCGATTGATCCGAACCGTCAGGGCGGCGGAATCGGAACGCGTCTACTGGAGATCGGCGAAGAGTTCTGCCGCGAACAAGGCTCCAGCGTCATCGAGATCTCCGTCGTTAATCTCAGGCCAGATCTTGTCGCGTGGTATCAGCGGAAGGGATATCGGGTCGTCGGCGAAGCGCCCTACGTCCGTCCAGACATCCTCATCGTTCCCTGCCACTTCATCCTCATGGAAAAAACGCTAGCTCCGACGCCCACCGTTGACACAGATAACCCGAACTAA
- a CDS encoding DUF1697 domain-containing protein, with protein MTGRSAKTPAKHVALMRGINVGGKNMLPMKELVGLFSAAGCGEVVSYIQSGNIVFCAEDKVVKQLDRVIAKQVEERFGLKVPVVLRTASELDAVIRGNPFLKAGAAEEMLHVSFLADRPSTDLVAGLDSMRSAPDEFAVVGREIYMKLLTGAAKTKLTNAYFDSKLKTVSTMRNWRTVLKLAEMTA; from the coding sequence ATGACCGGTCGAAGCGCAAAGACTCCTGCAAAACACGTTGCTCTAATGCGCGGCATCAATGTTGGGGGGAAGAATATGCTGCCGATGAAAGAGTTGGTGGGACTCTTTTCGGCGGCAGGGTGCGGCGAAGTGGTGTCGTATATCCAGAGTGGGAATATTGTCTTCTGCGCGGAGGATAAGGTGGTGAAGCAACTCGATCGCGTGATTGCCAAGCAGGTGGAGGAACGGTTCGGGTTGAAGGTGCCGGTGGTGTTGCGGACTGCTTCGGAGCTAGATGCAGTGATCCGCGGAAATCCATTTTTGAAGGCTGGGGCTGCGGAAGAGATGCTGCATGTTTCTTTTCTGGCGGATCGGCCGAGCACCGATCTGGTGGCGGGGTTGGACTCTATGCGATCGGCGCCCGATGAGTTTGCTGTTGTGGGGCGTGAGATCTATATGAAGCTGTTGACTGGGGCGGCGAAGACGAAGCTGACGAATGCGTATTTCGATTCGAAGCTGAAGACCGTGAGCACGATGAGGAACTGGCGCACGGTTTTGAAGCTTGCAGAGATGACGGCCTGA
- a CDS encoding sensor histidine kinase produces the protein MNITRRRGAIATFITLGVLTVGLAVTLNITWIILNKRTLAIAILGVILFAALIALVVLNTVFLIREIRRNERQDSFLNAVTHELKTPIASIRLYLETLQRRPIEESQRQEFYKIMLSDSDRLLATVEQVLKAGQLGQRHRQQNRVLINMQSLVSDCIAITLQRYHLASESIVLEPVPGAVRLYTQGIADDLRTAVINVLDNAVKYSPDGVEIRCSLAITNYTWVALKVTDTGVGLPANQFKRIFTRFYRVPGRAMAKIKGTGLGLFLVRNIARQHGGEVIATSPGPGLGTTITITLPLAAPNSSVSSI, from the coding sequence ATGAACATCACCCGACGCCGCGGAGCCATCGCCACCTTCATCACCCTGGGCGTCCTCACCGTCGGCCTCGCCGTCACCCTCAACATCACTTGGATCATCCTGAACAAACGCACCCTCGCGATCGCGATCCTTGGTGTCATCCTCTTCGCCGCGCTCATCGCCCTCGTCGTACTCAACACTGTCTTCCTCATCCGCGAAATCCGCCGCAACGAGCGACAGGACTCCTTCCTCAACGCCGTAACACACGAACTCAAAACACCCATCGCGAGCATCCGCCTCTACCTCGAGACCCTCCAACGCCGCCCCATCGAAGAATCGCAGCGTCAGGAGTTTTACAAGATCATGCTCTCCGACTCCGATCGTCTCCTGGCCACCGTCGAGCAGGTCCTGAAGGCCGGCCAACTAGGCCAGCGCCACCGACAGCAGAACCGCGTCCTCATCAACATGCAGTCTCTCGTCTCCGACTGCATCGCCATCACCCTGCAACGCTACCACCTTGCCTCAGAAAGCATCGTCCTCGAGCCTGTTCCCGGCGCCGTCCGCCTCTACACCCAGGGCATCGCCGACGACCTCCGCACCGCGGTCATCAACGTCCTCGACAACGCCGTCAAGTACTCCCCCGACGGCGTCGAAATCCGCTGCTCTCTCGCGATCACCAACTACACATGGGTTGCCCTCAAGGTCACCGACACCGGAGTCGGCCTCCCTGCCAACCAATTCAAACGCATCTTCACCCGCTTCTACCGCGTTCCCGGTCGAGCCATGGCCAAGATCAAAGGCACGGGCCTCGGCCTCTTCCTCGTCCGAAACATAGCCCGCCAGCACGGCGGCGAAGTGATCGCAACTAGCCCCGGCCCAGGCCTGGGAACCACCATCACCATCACGTTGCCCCTGGCCGCACCCAATTCTTCCGTTAGCAGCATTTAA